In Desulfobacterales bacterium, the genomic stretch CGTTATGGTGGGTAACTTCGGCACCCATTTTCTGGAGGATTTGTCGGAGTTTAAGGAAGAGCTGACAGTCATGCTGATCGGCATGCTGTTTGTACTTTTGGCCGCAGATGTCCGGATGGAGCAGGTCCAGGCGCTGGGCTGGCCTGGAGTGGCCACGGTTTTAGCCCTTATGCTGGTTGTCCGGCCGGCGGCGGTGTTTGCCGGCACCCAGCTCTCTGAGCTTAATTGGCGCGAGAAACTCTTTATCGCCTGGATCGGCCCGAGGGGCATTGTGGCCGCGGCGGTGGCCTCGCTTTTTGCCGCCGGTTTGATTAACAGAGGAATGCCGGGCGGTTATGAACTGAGAGCCTTGGTGTTTCTGGTTATTGCGGCCACGGTGTTATCCGCCGGACTGACCGGCGGAATCGTTGCCTCCATCTTGGGTGTGCGCCGGCCCAGCAATTTCGGCTGGGTGATCATGGGCGCCAATGAACTCGGCCGGGCGGTGGCAAAGCTCCTTAAGGAATCCGGCCAGGAGGTGCTTTGTATTGACGCCAACACCCAGCACTGCCGGGCCGCGGAAGGGGACTGTACCCGGGTGATATGCGGTAACGCCCTGCATGCCCGTTATCTGGCCCGGGCGGAAATCGATACCCGAAAAGGGGCCATCGCCTTGACCCCTAACGAAGAGGTGAACTATCTGTTTCTTCAGCGGGTAAAAGCGGAAATCAAGGAGATCTATCTTTTTTCCGCGCTTCAGGCTGGCAGCACCTCGCTTACCGAGGAGATGATCAGCCGCTATAGCACGGAAGTGGTGTTTGGGGTGCCGGTGGACGTGGATCTGTGGACGCACCGGTTTCAGCAGCGGCAGGTGCTCCTTCAAAAATGTGCGTATGCCGGCGGTTCCGCGGAAGAGTTCAGTGTGCTTGAATATTCTCCCAAATCGCTTATTCTCGCCGGGGTGTTCCGCGGCGGCGCCTTGTGGCCGGTTGGCAGCTGGCTGAAGCTGAAAAAAGGGGATGAAGCGTATTTTTTTGTTTATAAGCCGGATGCGGAA encodes the following:
- a CDS encoding cation:proton antiporter, coding for MDAAIFNNPALTIALALVVGIGMQAIAHHIRVPGIVLLLAAGVVCGPDGLGIIRPETLGPALNIIIGFAVAVILFEGGLSLRFSRLKQERRSIRYLILIGGAITVAGGAVSARFILGWPWQTAALFGTLVMVTGPTVINPLLKRLKVKRSVATVLEAEGVMIDAIGAVVAIVALEAALSPAHSSPAIWLWHVISRLGFGMICGAVIGMVLVWAFRVRRLIPEGTENVFTLCTVLGLYQASNAILPESGIAAVTMAGVMVGNFGTHFLEDLSEFKEELTVMLIGMLFVLLAADVRMEQVQALGWPGVATVLALMLVVRPAAVFAGTQLSELNWREKLFIAWIGPRGIVAAAVASLFAAGLINRGMPGGYELRALVFLVIAATVLSAGLTGGIVASILGVRRPSNFGWVIMGANELGRAVAKLLKESGQEVLCIDANTQHCRAAEGDCTRVICGNALHARYLARAEIDTRKGAIALTPNEEVNYLFLQRVKAEIKEIYLFSALQAGSTSLTEEMISRYSTEVVFGVPVDVDLWTHRFQQRQVLLQKCAYAGGSAEEFSVLEYSPKSLILAGVFRGGALWPVGSWLKLKKGDEAYFFVYKPDAEAVDEYLSGAGWEPLERQTEEYFSTSICELVENR